A region of the Plasmodium vinckei vinckei genome assembly, chromosome: PVVCY_11 genome:
ATTTTGTATTTGATCCTATACACCATATTGATagttttttgttaattttaacATCTGTCCCAGAGGGTTTATTTCTATTCCCTATATTTAAAGGACTTGCACCAAAACTTGGTAATGCAACTTGAGCAGATAATGGTATTTGAGATACTCCTTTTCCATCGTTAGATGTACTTTGTTGATCTGAACTTTTGGAAAATTGTGTAGAGATAGGTTGCGGATCGAGTGATTTTGGTGATCCCGTATCTGGTAGAGTTTGTGGATCTGATGAAGTTACTGGTGATAATGGAGATGATGGTAGAGATTTTAGTGGAGGTGGCAATGGGGGTGAAGTTACTAATGGAGACTGAGGTTGTGTTATAGATGGTGATGGTGAATTTGGATCTGGATTTGGAATTTTCGTTGTGTTTGCTGGGTTATTGTCTGTTGGCAAACTATTCCCTGGACCATCTAACTCAGATTGATCATCGCCTAATTGAGAAAAAGTACCCAATGAACTTAATTGGTTAGTTATACTACTAACAGCACCACTAATATAATTAGTAGATGCAGTGTAAGCATTTGTTATATTGGTCATAGTGCTATTATAAGTATCTTTTACAACGGTCATAGTGTTATTATAAGCATTTGTTACACTGTCCACAGTTCTATTATAGGcatgttttatattatccaCAGTGTTACTATATGCACTAGTGATTTTGTTGGCGGTGCTTGCTAAAATATTCTTTGGAGTTTCATATATACTGGAAGGACTAGGAATATAACTCATTGGATTAAAATTAGTTCCCCAAATTCCTAGCCAACCGCTATTGGATTTTTCTGATGGATGCGTTACAGCTTGATCCCTTGGTGCCTTTGACCCACCATTTGGCTCACTACCTGGAACTCCTCCCCCACTATCTTTTCCACCTACGGGACCTCCAGATCCACCTTCTGAACTTCCAGGCGCATCACTTCCACCACTGCCTGATCCTCCACCAGAACCTCCCTGGATATCATCTGGATTTTGATGTTGACTTATTGCATTGCTTGGTGGATCGGTTTTTCTTCCAGAGTCTCCTACTTTACTAATTggatttttttgtgtacCAGTTCCATCAGATGATGTGTCTGGTTTTGTCTTTTGATTTCCAGACTCTGGTATTTGGGAAATCGGTGAGGAGTTACCCGCTTggatttttttcgtttgtGCATTATCTTTTGGACTTTTTAGATTATCGGCTCCAGTTTGTGTATTATCTTGagtatttattattccatTCTGTGTATCTGCTGATGGTGTTGTATTTGTTCCAGGTGTTGTTATAGTGTTTGTAGTTGTTGTAGTCGTTGGTGTGGATACACTCGTCGATGAAGTTATACCTGATGATAATTGTGTGCCTGTTGATGATGAATGCCCAGTTGATGGCTGTCCAAGTGGCTGCTGTGGTGGTGATTCTGCTGGTTTTGGTGCTTGTTGTCCTTGTGGCCCTTCTTGTGATTGTGCATGTGCTAGGTTTCCAGGTTGTTGTGGTCCTGGTACTAATGGTGTTCCATCCTGGTCATTTTGTATTTGATTCAATGAATTTTCTGTGGTATCATCATTACTTTCTAATTCATTATCATCACTATCATCATCGTCATCATCAGGACCTAATAATCCGATTAAAGTATTAAATACGCCTTGTTCCTCTTCTTCCTCTTGACCCTCTTGGCCCTCTTGGTCCTCTCGGTCCTCTTGTGACTTCTCTTTAATCCTGGATGTATTTTGTTCTATCTTTTTATGCACATTTCTGCATCCTTCAGTATTGAATTCAGATAGCAACTTGGTTGTATCGATCGATGAAAgagttttaaaattattacgTAATTCTTGGTCATTGTCGTTGAATTTAACAACACCATTTATAATACCAtcatatattgtttttaaatgattaaATAATTGAAGATACGGATCACATTgtttaacaaaattataaagtgtgtaataaataatatagaattGTGTAATATCGATTGTGTGTTCGTGTATTTGTGCATTAGGACTGTTATATCTATTAATTGTTTCACAAATTTg
Encoded here:
- a CDS encoding CIR protein PIR protein, producing MESCETFSDIDKLFIDYEANEDEFNTEDGLYNKYCPGKNGSKRCDTDYEKLGAIFGYAYVELVKNNQVDLDNGNDPSADFLVMALSNMLYKLSKNSNLSLKDAFKNHLNNQGSFNYSSILRNKKYFSDSNIGIMNGFYFLFQQICETINRYNSPNAQIHEHTIDITQFYIIYYTLYNFVKQCDPYLQLFNHLKTIYDGIINGVVKFNDNDQELRNNFKTLSSIDTTKLLSEFNTEGCRNVHKKIEQNTSRIKEKSQEDREDQEGQEGQEEEEEQGVFNTLIGLLGPDDDDDDSDDNELESNDDTTENSLNQIQNDQDGTPLVPGPQQPGNLAHAQSQEGPQGQQAPKPAESPPQQPLGQPSTGHSSSTGTQLSSGITSSTSVSTPTTTTTTNTITTPGTNTTPSADTQNGIINTQDNTQTGADNLKSPKDNAQTKKIQAGNSSPISQIPESGNQKTKPDTSSDGTGTQKNPISKVGDSGRKTDPPSNAISQHQNPDDIQGGSGGGSGSGGSDAPGSSEGGSGGPVGGKDSGGGVPGSEPNGGSKAPRDQAVTHPSEKSNSGWLGIWGTNFNPMSYIPSPSSIYETPKNILASTANKITSAYSNTVDNIKHAYNRTVDSVTNAYNNTMTVVKDTYNSTMTNITNAYTASTNYISGAVSSITNQLSSLGTFSQLGDDQSELDGPGNSLPTDNNPANTTKIPNPDPNSPSPSITQPQSPLVTSPPLPPPLKSLPSSPLSPVTSSDPQTLPDTGSPKSLDPQPISTQFSKSSDQQSTSNDGKGVSQIPLSAQVALPSFGASPLNIGNRNKPSGTDVKINKKLSIWCIGSNTKCDILYIGITGISIFVFLAIIYKYLPFRSGKNSKKKKSMKRVIKYGDGTRKTQIIIKSYDRNKNLKPIINSVDRKKDSLLNIYKLMQADPIPFINLFFLLIFFVYKRKLNYLEL